AGTTATTGTACTGTAAATAATGCAGACTGTATTTGCTCCTACCAGTCCAGTCCGAGTGTCGTAGCAGCCACACCAGGGTAAACTACGGCAACCCACGTATGCAATGAGAGCGGACAGGAGCATGCTGATTACGCAGCTCAGCACTATGGTGGCGTTGGCGGCCTTAACGGTCCGATGAAGCACAAATGTCTGTGTAAGGACAACAAAGTGCAATTAGTGCATTCAAGTGTGATACTAAAATGTGTTCATTTATAGTTGTGTGTATGTGACTACCACTTTGGGATTGTCATGATGGTGAAAGACCTCCTTATCTTCCTCTCCGTATGTGAGCGTGAGACAACCATAGCCCAATACAAACACAGAGGCCACACAAGAGAGACAGGCTGCGGCAACCATCACACTCACCTGGAGGAAATATAGTCAGGGGAATTGACATGCCATTGATTTACATTAGTTTCTGAGCCATAACTCCCTTCACACTAATAGGAATAACAATTATATTCGAACAATTATAACAGAGTACCGATCTGCAGTATTActctgcaaatttataatgtctcAATCAGATTACTTTTCTTCAATCTAGTCAAATCATTTTATCCatcttgtttttaaatgttaaagactagttaacagattaacgcATTAACAGATCATTGCCTCAGACTCGTTTAGTGATCAAGATTGCCGGTCCTtgggaaactaaaaaaaaaaataataaaaaagaataatttttcatttattataattgttcatttatttttatcagTAGATACGCAACAGCTTTTCATTTATCTATATTGTATCATTTATTCTCCTGACAACCTTTTAAGCAAAACTaaagagcgtttttttttttgttttttttttacgatatgGAAAATAAATATGATACATACACTATATAACAACCTCCGATAGATTAATTGAAAGTTGcaattcaaaacaaaacaaaatacattgaacaagtCCAATGTGCATAGATAATTCAATGATCTGTGTCAAATTATTCACCACCTTACTCATCTAGTCATTATGAGTTTACAGCCGTGTGTGCGGGAGGACAAGCTTCCAGATAAAGCTATACTTGATGCTCCCACCTTctgatttgttttgttgtgacCCAAAAGGAAGAGACATTCACCACAGACCGGTTCATGTATGGGAGTTACACAGGTTGAAGGCAGAGTTGCCAGCTTGCTGTTATTGAATGGAGATTGGTGGGCTGTTTGATGACAACTTTTTCTTCGCTGGCTCTCAACGaatgcagacactttttttttcttagctcCCTTGCCTTCCCTAACTCCGTAACTTGGTGACTGGTCCTGAGTGTTTCCAGTCTATCTTCATCTGTCAGCCGAAAAATCACCACAACAAACTGGAAAGGGCTGAGATCCGATCACTAATGCAGTCCCACCTTGATCTTTAACTCCTCTGTTACACCGACAGCACACCTGATTTCTGTTTTGCTCCCCATGTACATGTCCtgtactaggcctgaacgacatATCGTTTCAACATCATCATCGCTGTGTGTGGATGCTCAAGCCGGCGGGTTACCGAAAACTTACGTTAACGAGATGCTTcaagatgaccgacgtaattttgatcaTGTTGGTAAATTTGGTttttaatgaaacaaaaaatttaagtcttttcagccCGTTATGACTATGTGTTGTTCTGTCAGGCCTATacaaaacagagctattcaagttatatGGTGAAAATACTTCTATTTTTAATGTCGGaatataatattgcaatatatccgcaaaccccccaaaaatcgcaataattttttttcccaataccaTTCAGGCCTATCCTGCATTATTCCACCAAACTTCTATGCCACTCCAGACTAGGTATGTGCCAGTATGAAATTTTGACGGTAtggtaaccttaagcaaaaatatcacggtttcacactattgcaattacagctgtaattttttttattttgagaattgtgggttacaaaaaaaaaaaaaaaaagcatttccattgaacaggatgtttttttttttttctcaaaacaacatagcaaattggaatataagtataatgaaaattagaaaaaaataaattaaatactgtattctaaataaaattaatttggcatgctaattagccacgtcatctgcctcgttaacaagcttatgttacagtatgttttaccactgctagacacataGCACACGCTGGACTTAACTCTCGTCGCTAGTGGGAAATGTTCaggatacagtggggaaaataagtatttagtcaaccactaactgttttgcaaggaagaatgggcaagaatgtcagtctcttgatgtgcaaaactgatagaaacataccccaagcgacttgcagctgtaattggagcaaaaggtggcgctacaaagtattaatgcaagggggccgaataatattgcacgccctacttttcagttttttatttgttaaaaaagtttaaattatccaataaatgttgttccacttcacgattgtgtcccacttgttgttgattcttgacaaaaaaattaaatttcatatctttatgtttgaagcctgaaatgtggcgaaaggttgcaagattcaagggggccgaatatttttgcaaggcactgtatataactaaATCATTatgtgggacaacactgacaaaatgacactttgacaaaatgaaaagtagtctgtgtgcagcttatataatagggttaatttattttcctctcaaaataactcaaaatatagccatttctaaacccctggcaacaaaagtgagtacaccccatagaaactacgtacatccctaaatgtccaaactgagtactgcttgtcattttccctccaaaatgtgatgtgacttgttacaggagtgctgacaGCATTGCtgaagagattgaagaggtggggggtcagcctgttagtgctcagaccatacgccacactctacatcaaattggtgtgcatggctctcaccccaggaggaagcctcttctgaagacggtacacaagaaagcccgcccatctaattagaccataggacatggttccagtaatccatgtgctttgttgacatgtcttcagcaaactgtttgcgggctttcatgTGTACCTTAGatattaatagctatattttgtgttattttgaggggaaaataaattacactattatatactacacacagactactttgcattgtgtcattttgtcagtgttgttccatgaaaagatatacttaaatatctgcagaaatgtgagggtgtactcacttttgtgatacactgtaactcTACTAGGAGGCTAGGACCTCCACAACTCTTTTCAGACAAACTAGCTAGcagcagctaagtagcagcgttattttagagctgggatttaacttttgaccgcaaaacaacaaaggtTAGACCTGTGCAGACATTGTAGTGTGCAAGCcaggtttttatttgtcaaaaatGGAGCAGTCTGCATTCTAGGTCTAAGGGAAAACGCGGACTGGATTTCAGAGATGTGGGTGTGTCAGCGACAGGCTGAAATGGCTCGCAACCTTATTCTATGAAGTGAGGAGAAAGTGAGGAGGAAGtgatttatgatcatatttatgttaataatgacaggttatatggttattgttttaaaataatattctgGCAACTTTACAGTGAATTTGTCAgcaatttttgtaatttttttttttttttttttttttagtaaaacaacaccaaattatttagggGGGTTGGCCGTTTTTTTAACCGCACAACACAATCGTGATTTCATAACATTGAGGACTATTTCCAGCTAAGAGGAATTATGCGAAATGTAAGCAAGCATTTTACATTTTGGAAATTTACTTTTATTAACCAAACGATTTACACGTGAAACTTACCAATATAGAGTTTTTCCTTTGAGATGCAAACAGACCCAAAACAGCAGGACATGCCATGATCTGAAAAGAATATAAGAAATATTAATTGAATGGCAAACAGAAGACAGTGTTTGGGAACCCATTTTCCCTTTATTTTGTGTAATACGTGATGTTAATATTTCAGTAAATtaccaaattattttaaaatgatttcaaataaattatataaataatatatttaatctaaaaaaaaattatatgaaaataaatgtatttcagtttttttttttaattaaaaatcattCTTGAGGTGATACTAAATATGCACTCGCACATAGTCTCATTCTAAATAACTTGAGCTGATAAATGCCAATAAATGATTTCATCTTATTTCTGATTGAAATGTACAATGACTTATGCTTATAGTATTTATGCTCAGAACTCCTGTCGCGGATGTTGCAACTTCTCAGTTCTTTgtaagggtgtgacaatattCTGTATCTGTGACCTgtccattgtttttgttttttcttggggTAACCTTGAGATACAAGACAAACCTCAATAATGGTAGCACACTAACAAAACCACCATCAGTCTGGAATTAGAGCCAGTACTTCCTTTCCATGTATTGAGAATAGGCGACAGATTAGAGTGCACAGGTATGAACGTCTCACCATTCCGCCCCATATCGGTGTCTTGGTGGCGCTCAAAGGGGTATTCTTGCGGAAAACCGTGTCCATGAAGCCGCAAATCACACAGAGAGCTGCGCACACCACTTGGAGAACACCGAGAACGAGTACACGCTTTTGGTTAAAAATGAAATACCTGTAGAGGTCCATCTATTCACCAGGCGTGAGCCCAGCCAAGCATAAACTTATAGCATTCGGTACACCTGCTGTCAGTAAAAATGAGCTATAGtgtatctttaaaaatcaacacgACTATAATTTCAGGAAGCTAGGTTTGCTTCATGAAATATGTCAAACCGGCAGTGGTCAGGTTGTAACGTTGGTTTCAGCCTGTACTAGTCTAGGAGAGGAAAGTTAATCATTAACCTGCCCCAGTTCTCTGATGCCATGCGCATTGTAATGGGAAGGAATGTCCTGATTTTGGACTGACAGAATTCCATGGCCAACTCCTTTCCCatgttacatatatatatgtacgtatatatatactggtccctctaaaaaaaattagcatattgtgataaagctcattattttctgtaatgtactgataaatattagactttcatatattttagattcattacacacaactgaagtagttcaagccttttattgttttaatattgatgattttggcaaaaaagtcaagaaaaaacaaaaatccctatctcaaaaaattagcatatcatgaaaaggtactctaaagaagctcctaacctaatcatctgaatcaaagaattaactcaaaacccctgcgtaagattcctgaggcttttaaaaactcccagcctggttcattactcaaaaccacaatcatgggcaagactgtcgacctgactgctgtccaggaggccatcattgacaccctcaagcaagaggcgaagacacagaaagaaatttctgagcgaataggctattcccagagtgctgtatcaaggcacctcagtgggaattctgtgggaaggaaaaagtgtggcaggaaacgctgcacaaccagaagaggtgaccgcaccctgagaaaaattgtggagaagggccgattccagaccttgggggacctgcagaaacagtggactgagtctggagtagaaacatccagagccaccgtgcacaggcgtgtgctggaaatgggctacaggtgccgcattcctcaGGTCAAGCCacatttgaacctgaaacagcggcagaagcgcctgacctgggctacagagaagcagcactggactgctgctcagtggtccaaagtacttttttcagatgaaagcaaattttgcatggggagaaggaaatgccaaaatgcctaaagtccagtgtcaagtacccacagtcagtgatggtctggggtgccgtgtcagctgctggtgttggtctactgtgttttatcaagggcagcgtcaatgcagctagctatcgggagattttggagcacttcatgcttccatctgctgaaaagctttatggagatgaagatttcatttttcagcacgaccgggCACCTGCtcgcagtgccaaaaccaccggtaaatggtttactgaccatggcattgctGTGctcattggcctgccaactctcctgacctgaaccccatagagaatctgtgggatattgtgaaaaggaagttgagagacaccaaacCCAACATTGTGGATGAGCTTACGGTCGCTATCAaaacatcctgggcctccataacacctcagcagtgccacaggctgattgcctccatgccacgccgtattgaagcagtcattgctgcaaaaggattcccgacctagtattgagtgcatagctgatataattaattgaaggttgactttttttgtattaaaaaacacttttttttgtattggttggatgaaatatgcgaattttttgagatagggatttttgttttttcttgacttttttgtcaaaatcatcaatattaaaacaataaaaggcttgaactactttagttgtgtgtaatgaatctaaattatatgaaagtctaatgtttatcagtacattacagaaaataatgaactttatcacgatatgctaattttttgagaaggactagtatatatatatatatatatatatatatatatatatatatatatatatatatatatatatatggcgataaaacacagacaagactgaaaaagcagtttctgctcttgcactcctcttgaaaagaaactgctgtatttttagccaaaacaactgttgtgtttgatagaacaatatgtctgtatgctgccatagcagattcatggcacattaagcccgcaaactatttttaatttgtccgttttgccCCGGAAACCCCAgttaaatattttgtttgaaaaaaaaaaaaaaagactttgaaaattttttcactcacataaacttttaaacaaattacatcacaatgaaaaaactggcgtctgtaaaaaagtcacgatatctacctcataactatcgctaaattgtattttttttttgttactgttgccttttccttgatatgttagatgataaataatcaatccaaacaaagaaaaattgaaagaaaaaaaaaacgcttaaaaaggtaaatatatgaaaaaaaaaaatctcgaccagtccttgatgtctgtgatttctacatcgcgaccattgttttattaccatgtttcacccataaaatccccaaaaatccatctgtggccattcacagctgtgtcttgacactcagtgatacatgcgacatggagtttttggaacgaAACAAGAtacgtacgtgataatatctcgttaaagtcatggcgtctgtaattctcacctccagataggattttgctgtttaaaaaacatttaaaaaaaaaaaaaaaaaaaatgccctcctgtccaaaatttttcttcccccagaaaattgagattttaagctttccaatgatgtatcacacatgtatatcggacaattttgaaatttggcaaaattgggggtctcagagcggaacttcaagtcacctgttttccgccatatatatactgtataataatatgtacagtgccttgcaaaagtattcggcccccttgaaccttgcaacctttcgccacatttcaggcttcaaacataaagatataaaattttaattttttgtcaagaatcaacaacaaatgggacacaatcgtgaagtggaacaaaatttattggataatttaaacttttttaacaaataaaaaactgaaaagtggggcgtgcaatattattcggcccccttgcgttaatactttgtagcgccaccttttgctccaattccagctgcaagtcgcttggggtatgtttctatcagttttgcacatcgagagactgacattcttgcccattcttccttgcaaaacagctcgagctcagtgaggttggatggagagtgtttgtgaacagcagtcttcagctctttccacagattctcgattggattcaggtctggactttgacttggctattctaacacctggatacgtttattttttaaccattccattgtagatttggctgtatgttttggatcattgtcctgttggaacataaatctccgtcccagtctcaagtcttgtgcagataccaacaggttttcttccagaatgttcctgtatttggctgcatccatcttcccgtcaattttaaccatcttccctgtccctgctgaagaaaagcaggcccaaaccatgatgctgccaccaccatatttgacagtggggatggtgtgttcagggtgatgagctgtgttgcttttacgccaaacatatcgttttgcattgtggccaaaaagtacaattttggtttcatctgaccagagcaccttcttccacatgtttggtgtgtctcccaggtggcttgtggcaaactttaaacgagactttttatggatatctttgagaaatggctttcttcttgacaCTCTTCCACAAAagcccagatttgtgcagtgtacgactaattgttgtcctatggacagactctcccacctcagctgtagatctctgcagttcatccagagtgataatgggcctcttggctgcatctctgatcagttttctccttgtttgagaagaaagtttggaaggacggacgggtcttggtagatttgcagtggtctgatgctccttccatttcaatatgatggcttgcacagtgctccttgagatgtttaaagcttgggaaatctttttgtatccaaatccggctttaaacttctccacaacagtatctcggacctgcctggtgtgttccttggttttcataatgctctctgcactttaaacagaaccctgagactatcacagagcaggtgcatttatacagagacttgattacacacaggtggattctatttatcatcatcggtcatttaggacaacattggatcattcagagatcctcactgaacttctggagtgagtttgctgcactgaaagtataggggccgaataatattgcacgccccacttttcagttttttatttgttaaaaaagtttaaattatccaataaatgttgttccacttcacgattgtgtcccacttgttgttgattcttgacaaaaaaattaaatttcatatctttatgtttgaagcctgaaatgtggcgaaaggttgcaagattcaagggggccgaatacttttgcgaggcactgtgtatatatatatatatatatatatatatatatatatatatatacacacacactcgtCGGCCACTTTATCAGGtaaacctgtccaactgctcgttaacacttaatatctaatcagccaatcacatggcagcaactcagtgcatttagggatgtagacatggtttaagacaatctcctgcagttcaaatcgagcatcagtatgggtaagaaaggtgatttgagtgactttgaacgtggcatggttgttggtgccagaagggctggtctgagtatttcagaaactgctgatctactgggattttcacgcacaaccatctctagggtttacagagaatggtccgaaaaagaaaaaatatccagtgagcagcggttctgtgggtggaaatgccttattgatgccagaggtcagaggagaatggccagactggttcgagctgatagaaaggcaacagtgactcaaataaccacccgttacaaccaaggtaggcagaagggcatctctgaacgcacagtacgtcgaactttgaggcagatggactacagcagcagaaggccacgccgggtgccactcctttcagctaagaacaggaaactgaggctacaatttgcacaagctcattgaaattggacaatataagattggaaaaacgttgcctggtctgatgagtctcgatttctgctgcgacattcggatggtagggtcagaatttggcgtcaacaacatgaaaacatggatccatcctgccatgttcaggctggtggtggtggtgtaatggtgtggggaatattttcttggcactctttgggccgctTGGTACcagttgagcatcgttggaacgccacagcctacctgagtattgttgctgaccatgtccatccctttatgaccacaatgtactcaacttctgatggctactttcagcaggataatgcgccatgtcacaaagctggaatcatctcagactggttttttgaacatgacaatgagttcactgtactcaaatggcctccacagtcaccagatctcaatccaatagagcatctttggaatgcggtggaacgggagatttgcATCATGTATGTGCAGccaacaaatctgcaccaactgtgtgatgccatcatgtcaatatggaccaaactctctgaggaatgcttccagcatcttgttgaatctatgccacgaagaattgaggcagttctgaaggcaaaagggggtccaactactagcatggtgtacctaataaagtggccggtgagtgtatatataaagTGTCACATTTTggcatcgggagaaaatacttttactttttacttgtaaattttgaaacaagtatttttgaatttttacttgagtaaatttcttattattttttgccCTTGTATCAGTACGGttacttaaaaacaaaaaaaaaaagtgagtaccgtacttcatccaccactgcttaAACTCGATCATCCTGTATCACGTGTGaatacccccccccctccccccattcAACCAGAGACAATTTTAAGAAGCACAACACATCTGTATcagaaaatatttatttccctCCCATTTAATAATTAGCATCTCTGGTCATTTTTCTTGATTTGACCTGCATTGATCAGGTACATGGCACAGATTCATGCTgttttattgtacttttgtaTAGTCTTGAtgatatttgtaattgtaatgtgATTGTTGTGGTGGTCCTAAATCGGGTAAATCAATCTCTACTATAGGCGTAAGAACCAAATGCACAGACCACCACCTCTATACCTTATCACATTACATTGGCTGAAGGCTGATAGATAGTATTCAATAGCATTGTAATTTGATGACTGACTACTTGGATTTTAGTTATTACTTTGGCTTTTGGTAAGTTGCTTCCAAATATCTTTAACTTCTTTGCCTTTGTCTACCCAAAGGGTTGTGACCACacataaaaataaagttaataATTGAGAAATGGCATgattccactttaaaaaaaatattgcatagATCATTTTCTCAATTTAAATGATTTGgtagtctaaaaaaaaatactactttTTCTTAAATATTCAGCATAGCGACCTTTTATACTGTCTTTATAGTCCAGAATGTGGCTACAGGGAATAAAGAGTGAATCGTAGGCAGCAGGGTGTTGTATTGTCCAAAAGTTTATCTGTAGCCTCAATAGGCTGTGGGAACTGCTTGTCCATGTTGAAACACATGCAGCTCCTGCTTGTACCAGTCAGGAGCCTCAGGGGCATTCTTCCCAGTCGCCCCATGGTCGTAACCATAGGCAACAGTCAGCTCTTCATCCTTTTGCACGGCCCTTAATGTACGGATGCATTTGATAGACCCAAAACGGGGGTGGACAAACctagggggaaaaataaaagcTTTTAGAACCAATCATTGTAAACTTTATCAAGAGGTTTTGTACTCACACATCATATTTGCAGTTTGGGGTGAAGGAGTGGTTTGCTTTGTGACCAAGTGAGGCACAATATTTCTCTATCTGGTCAAATGGCTGAGGTACATCAATCACAGTGTCTTCATCGAGTGAGATTGTGTTGCCGTTCAATGCCCAGTCTCTGTTGTCTACCTGAGgattattaaaaacaaacaaacaaaaaaggctCAATGAAATTTGACACTGGAGGAATAAGATAAATAATGAGACCGGAAGGTTCCAAACCTCTGAGTGTGTGATTCGTACTCCATTATAAAAGGCCACCACGGTGTCTCTTTCAGCATCTATCTTGGCAAACAGACCTTGTCCAGCTCCTTTAATCAAGGAGTCTGCCACAAACACCCTGAAAAGGGAAATTTATCCAAGGATGCACAGAACAGTCCTGCAACTCCACTTCAAAGCTGACTGACAGTACCTTTGACTCTCGTAAGGGTCTGGCAGCAGAGTATGGGTAGCAATACAAGTGGACGTGGACTTATCATAAGTATAAACAGCACCTTGAAATGGGAGGACTGCATTAGAGGTTGTTTTTAAACGGCCATGCACTCTACTTAACAAACCGTATGAAACAGTGGAACAAAAAGATTTAGGAGTAGAagacaatatacagtgccttgcaaaagtattcggcccccttgaaccttgcaacctttcgccacatttcaggcttcaaacataaagatataaaattttatttttttttatcaagaatcaacaacaagtgggacacaatcgtgaagtggaacaaaatttattggataatttaaacttttttaacaaataaaaaactgaaaagtggggcgtgcaatattattcggcccccttgcgttaatactttgtagcgccaccttttgctc
This Corythoichthys intestinalis isolate RoL2023-P3 chromosome 11, ASM3026506v1, whole genome shotgun sequence DNA region includes the following protein-coding sequences:
- the zgc:113425 gene encoding uncharacterized protein zgc:113425 isoform X1 encodes the protein MDLYRYFIFNQKRVLVLGVLQVVCAALCVICGFMDTVFRKNTPLSATKTPIWGGMIMACPAVLGLFASQRKNSILVSVMVAAACLSCVASVFVLGYGCLTLTYGEEDKEVFHHHDNPKVTFVLHRTVKAANATIVLSCVISMLLSALIAYVGCRSLPWCGCYDTRTGLETLVPQCDQGDAEMVCTWQAGSDDRLFNSPVQSMECGITETGDSSKLPPYSRLT
- the zgc:113425 gene encoding uncharacterized protein zgc:113425 isoform X2 produces the protein MDLYRYFIFNQKRVLVLGVLQVVCAALCVICGFMDTVFRKNTPLSATKTPIWGGMIMACPAVLGLFASQRKNSILVSVMVAAACLSCVASVFVLGYGCLTLTYGEEDKEVFHHHDNPKVTFVLHRTVKAANATIVLSCVISMLLSALIAYVGCRSLPWCGCYDTRTGLVGANTVCIIYSTITYDIRRP